The following coding sequences are from one Brienomyrus brachyistius isolate T26 chromosome 2, BBRACH_0.4, whole genome shotgun sequence window:
- the rgmb gene encoding RGM domain family member B → MGMGEAGFYYPGADRLIYQHPLLSLLLLITFSSRLHLGESQVHTLQCRIQKCTTDFVSLTSHLNPYLDGFDTEFCKALRAYSACTQRTSKSCRGNLVFHSAMLGISDLMSQRNCSRDGPTSSTHPEAPVEPCNYRSRHHGQQAGNHSQPTYLFCGLFGDPHLRTFKDHFQTCKVEGAWPLIDNNYLSVQVTNVPVVPGSSATATNKITIIFKPYQDCTEQKVYQAVTDDLPAAFMDGTVSGGDGETRSLWIVEKVPGRHVEIHAGYTGVTVVVRQLGRYLTMATRIPEELAMAYDESQDLQLCVNGCPTAERIDRDGHLPLPMLGLQQPPRAGASPGFTLETATAKCREGLEVCDIYFNSCVFDLLTTGDANFTSAAYNALKDVETLHPKGERCYIFPRGNAACSHLLSAPFPLILGFLITMLF, encoded by the exons ATGGGTATGGGGGAAGCAGGATTTTACTACCCCGGGGCTGATCGCCTCATTTACCAGCATCCACTTCTGTCTCTCCTGTTGCTAATTACTTTTTCGTCGAGGCTCCATTTAG GAGAGAGCCAGGTCCACACCCTTCAGTGCCGCATCCAGAAGTGCACCACTGACTTTGTGTCCCTCACCTCGCACTTAAACCCATACCTGGATGGCTTCGACACAGAGTTCTGCAAGGCGCTGCGGGCGTATTCAGCCTGCACCCAGCGCACCTCCAAGAGCTGCCGCGGCAACCTGGTCTTCCACTCGGCCATGCTGGGCATCAGCGACCTCATGAGCCAACGCAACTGCTCGCGGGACGGGCCCACCTCCTCCACTCACCCCGAGGCCCCTGTGGAGCCCTGCAACTACCGCAGCCGCCACCATGGGCAGCAGGCGGGCAATCACTCCCAGCCCACCTACCTCTTCTGCGGCCTGTTCGGAGACCCCCACCTGAGGACGTTCAAGGACCACTTTCAGACCTGCAAGGTCGAGGGTGCTTGGCCGCTTATTGACAACAACTACTTATCCGTGCAAGTCACCAATGTTCCCGTAGTCCCCGGATCGAGTGCGACAGCTACCAACAAG ATCACGATCATCTTCAAGCCGTACCAGGACTGCACCGAGCAGAAGGTGTACCAGGCTGTCACCGACGACCTGCCTGCGGCCTTCATGGACGGCACGGTGAGCGGCGGTGACGGAGAAACCCGCAGCCTGTGGATTGTGGAGAAGGTGCCGGGGCGGCATGTGGAGATCCACGCCGGCTACACCGGCGTCACGGTGGTCGTGCGTCAGCTGGGCCGTTACCTAACAATGGCAACGCGTATCCCCGAGGAGCTGGCGATGGCCTACGACGAGTCGCAGGACCTGCAGCTCTGCGTCAACGGCTGCCCCACCGCAGAGCGCATCGACCGCGACGGCCACCTACCGCTGCCCATGCTAGGCCTGCAGCAGCCGCCTCGGGCCGGCGCCAGCCCTGGCTTCACCCTGGAGACCGCCACGGCCAAGTGCCGCGAGGGGCTGGAAGTCTGCGACATTTACTTTAACTCCTGTGTGTTTGACCTCCTCACCACCGGGGACGCCAACTTCACCTCGGCCGCCTACAATGCGCTGAAGGACGTGGAGACCCTGCACCCCAAAGGAGAGCGATGCTACATATTCCCCAGGGGAAACGCAGCCTGTTCCCACCTCCTCTCCGCTCCCTTCCCTCTAATCCTCGGCTTTCTCATCACCATGCTTTTCTAA